A DNA window from Ctenopharyngodon idella isolate HZGC_01 chromosome 8, HZGC01, whole genome shotgun sequence contains the following coding sequences:
- the LOC127517126 gene encoding coiled-coil domain-containing protein 157-like — MTHLLGRQDCIDSLRRDLIDLQGAVLDVFSKTGPVRFPSWKFPDKLSCNLDLVSLLEEYDYVDGEEEFSQHSHIVLLELLIDRLMLLLQSFNVHAELLLEKQRALSSGQNESSVSIGPVVKRFWNNLLQLRNQQAQESTSGQQPQSQRSSFITRTAANTPTVNTHNTQSTSMTSTYKTTSSTPDSSSHHRRVSTSGSCVSPSTHTVSCQTVESALVPCEACACVQAVMKESSDALVSLCQSLGLPCSMQGFLEAVEETQQLGRLSACDISQWASEQRKDISRVGKHVLEVRETVEPLKKKLKETEMEREKLRKQLADTIKREKEERRKMEEECERRMQEVKVKGEEAVRRLKEEQEELKRGVTFLEEKYSELTAELNLQTEAKQSLECERAALQEQIHHLHNSQETMLKEMEESRKNLEKELRSTQTLLDKESAKKHSVQHQHEALQVKQTALRKHLDVLVQQTEDLHGSLEECEDEKADLANKLKQIIQEKDTLQEQLTQQQSRCSSLCIEKQRQQTQITELEESVSHLKEMLEEAAQRERILVAFPELNPQAAPQTTGDVMCDMEQQLKANSVRIRVLQQENASLSNSLARLKDREEKQRSSDSGIVEMDREAVAMGPLDSSSTSSPTSPSSILHHQTLCLSLHQDVEERYMNIRQAARIRSAGTRRRRK, encoded by the exons ATGACTCATCTGTTGGGCCGTCAGGACTGTATCGACAGCCTTCGGAGAGATCTTATTGATTTACAGGGAGCGGTGCTGGATGTTTTTTCTAAGACTGGACCCGTCCGTTTCCCATCATGGAAGTTCCCCGATAAACTGTCATGTAATCTGGATTTGGTCAGTCTTTTAGAAGAGTATGACTATGTAGATGGTGAGGAGGAATTCAGTCAGCACTCCCACATAGTCTTGCTAGAGTTGCTGATTGACAG ATTAATGCTTCTTCTTCAGAGTTTTAATGTTCATGCTGAGCTGTTGCTTGAGAAGCAGAGAGCTTTATCATCTGGTCAAAATGAATCCTCTGTTTCCATCGGTCCTGTGGTCAAACGCTTCTGGAACAACCTACTTCAGCTCAGAAATCAACAAGCACAAGAA AGCACCAGTGGACAGCAACCTCAATCTCAGCGGAGTTCATTCATTACCAGAACAGCAGCAAACACTCCTACTGTTAATACGCACAATACACAGAGCACCTCCATGACAAGCACCTATAAAACCACCTCAAGTACCCCAGATTCCTCTTCCCACCACAGAAGAGTGTCCACTTCAGGTTCCTGTGTGTCTCCGTCCACTCACACTGTGAGCTGTCAGACGGTAGAGTCGGCCCTGGTGCCCTGTGAGGCCTGTGCTTGTGTTCAGGCAGTGATGAAGGAGAGCAGTGATGCTCTAGTGTCTCTTTGCCAGTCTCTGGGTTTGCCTTGCTCCATGCAGGGCTTCCTGGAAGCTGTGGAGGAAACGCAGCAGCTGGGCCGCTTGTCTGCATGTGACATTTCCCAGTGGGCAAGTGAGCAGCGTAAGGATATTAGCCGTGTTGGGAAACATGTTCTGGAG GTGAGAGAAACAGTTGAGCCACTGAAGAAGAAGCTGAAAGAGACAGAGATGGAGCGAGAGAAGCTGAGAAAACAGCTAGCAGATACGATCAAAAGAGAGAAGGAGGAGAGGAGGAAGATGGAGGAGGAGTGTGAGCGCAGAATGCAGGAGGTAAAGGTCAAGGGAGAAGAAGCAGTAAGGAGGCTAAAGGAGGAGCAGGAGGAGTTAAAGAGAG GTGTGACGTTTTTAGAGGAAAAATATTCTGAACTCACAGCAGAACTGAATTTGCAGACAGAAGCAAAACAGAGTCTTG AATGTGAGAGAGCTGCTCTACAGGAGCAAATTCATCATCTGCATAATTCACAAGAGACCATGTTAAAAGAGATGGAGGAGAGCAGGAAAAACCTGGAGAAGGAGCTCAGAAGTACACAGACACTGTTAGACAAAGAAAGTGCCAAAAAACACAGTGTGCAACACCAGCATGAG GCTCTTCAGGTGAAGCAGACGGCTCTGCGGAAGCATCTGGATGTGCTGGTTCAGCAGACTGAGGATCTACATGGCAGTCTGGAAGAATGCGAGGATGAAAAAGCTGATCTTGCAAACAAACTCAAACAGATCATACAAGAAAAAGACACGCTTCAGGAGCAACTCACACAGCAGCAG TCCCGATGTAGTTCACTGTGTATTGAGAAACAGAGGCAGCAGACACAGATCACAGAACTGGAGGAGAGTGTGTCTCATCTGAAAGAGATGCTGGAAGAAGCTGCCCAGAGAGAGAGGATACTGGTGGCCTTTCCTGAGCTCAATCCACAAGCAGCACCACAGA CTACAGGTGATGTGATGTGTGACATGGAGCAGCAGCTGAAGGCAAACTCAGTGAGGATCAGGGTTCTGCAGCAGGAGAACGCCTCCCTGAGTAACAGTCTGGCCAGACTGAAGGACAGAGAGGAAAAACAAAGATCTTCAGACTCTGGGATAGTAGAGATGGACAGAGAAGCTGTAGCGATGGGACCTCTGGACAGCTCTAGCACCTCCTCTCCCACCTCCCCTTCATCCATTCTTCATCATCAGactctctgcctctctctccaCCAAGATGTGGAAGAAAGATACATGAACATTCGTCAGGCTGCTCGCATCCGGTCTGCAGGCACACGTCGCAGGAGGAAGTGA
- the LOC127517125 gene encoding cationic amino acid transporter 4-like, translating into MASCVSGCSSMMRFCQKLNRLKTLEDDVMATSLKRCLSTVDLALLGVGGMVGSGLYVLTGTVAKDTAGPAVVVSFIIAGVASLMAALCYAEFGARVPKTGSAYMFTYVSVGEIWAFLIGWNVILEYMIGGAAVARAWSGYLDSIFNHRIQNFTESHVMRWDVPFLTHYPDLLAASILLVASFFISFGVRVSSWLNHIFSAISMVVIAFILVFGFALADPVNWSAREGGFAPFGFSGIMAGTATCFYAFVGFDVIAASSEEASNPQKAVPAATAISLGLAATAYVLVSTVLTLMVPWHTLDPNSALSDAFFRRGYSWAGFIVAVGSICAMNTVLLSNLFSLPRIVYAMAEDGLFFSVFSRVNPVTKVPVIAILVFGSLMAFLALIFDLEALVQFLSIGTLLAYTFVAASIIVLRFQSDKSTGGSGGGGIKTDASSTPSLNQSGQQVDPSVAVNETQTFAQDSGEPKEYESFSDKLQLVERQKAVKERRAAGTLKACWEPYLGRILGDCEPGEVVAFSVLALMVSAVSLCAVLVFGNNQLHLPIWSFTLLLVIFSLVFLLSLALIWVHEQQPNHKTFQVPLVPFVPGFSILLNVFLMLKLSPLTWIRFTIWLAAGLLVYFGYGVWHSKEGLREKQGQEVAARYVVLPSGSLVETVQNVQPEGHTHNTHTPTLDNPPASR; encoded by the exons ATGGCGTCATGTGTTTCCGGCTGCTCTTCAATGATGAGGTTCTGTCAGAAGCTGAACAGACTAAAGACGTTGGAGGATGACGTGATGGCAACATCACTGAAACGTTGTCTGTCCACAGTTGACCTCGCTCTGCTTGGTGTAGGTGGAATGGTGGGATCAGGCCTGTATGTTCTCACAGGAACTGTTGCTAAAGACACTGCAGGACCAGCTGTCGTAGTGTCGTTCATCATAGCAGGAGTAGCGTCTCTCATGGCTGCGCTGTGCTATGCTGAGTTTGGCGCCCGTGTACCAAAGACAGGCTCCGCCTACATGTTTACCTACGTTTCTGTTGGGGAAATCTGGGCCTTCCTGATTGGTTGGAATGTAATTTTGGAGTATATGATAGGCGGGGCGGCAGTAGCTCGTGCGTGGAGTGGCTATCTGGACTCTATTTTCAATCACCGCATCCAGAACTTCACTGAAAGTCATGTTATGCGTTGGGACGTGCCCTTCCTCACTCATTACCCAGACCTCTTAGCGGCTTCAATCCTCCTAGTGGCTTCATTTTTCATCTCATTTGGTGTTCGTGTCTCATCTTGGCTCAACCACATCTTTTCGGCCATCAGTATGGTAGTCATTGCCTTTATCTTGGTGTTTGGCTTCGCATTGGCTGATCCAGTCAACTGGAGCGCCCGGGAGGGAGGCTTTGCCCCATTTGGATTTTCAGGTATTATGGCAGGAACTGCAACATGCTTCTATGCCTTTGTTGGCTTTGACGTGATAGCAGCTTCTAGTGAAGAGGCCAGTAATCCTCAGAAGGCTGTTCCTGCAGCGACTGCCATATCATTGGGCCTGGCGGCCACAGCGTACGTCCTGGTGTCCACAGTTCTtacattgatggttccatggcATACACTCGACCCAAACTCAGCTCTGTCAGATGCGTTCTTCAGACGGGGATATAGCTGGGCCGGGTTCATCGTGGCTGTGGGCTCCATCTGTG CCATGAACACTGTGTTGCTCAGCAACCTCTTCTCTCTCCCGCGGATTGTGTATGCCATGGCTGAGGATGGCCTCTTCTTCTCTGTCTTTTCTCGTGTCAACCCTGTAACCAAAGTCCCAGTGATCGCCATTCTTGTTTTTGGCAGCCTTATGGCATTTCTTGCCCTCATCTTTGATCTAGAAGCACTAGTCCAGTTCCTCTCTATTGGCACTCTGCTTGCTTACACGTTTGTAGCGGCCAGCATCATAGTGCTCCGCTTCCAATCGGATAAAAGTACTGGGGGATCTGGAGGAGGTGGAATCAAGACAGATGCTTCATCCACACCTTCACTGAACCAGTCAGGGCAGCAGGTGGACCCATCTGTGGCAGTGAATGAGACCCAGACCTTTGCACAGGACAGCGGAGAGCCGAAGGAGTATGAATCTTTCTCTGATAAACTTCAGCTGGTGGAGAGGCAGAAGGCGGTGAAGGAGAGACGTGCTGCTGGAACACTGAAGGCTTGTTGGGAACCGTATCTTGGCCGCATACTGGGGGACTGTGAGCCAGGGGAGGTGGTGGCATTCTCTGTGCTGGCTCTGATGGTCAGTGCAGTCTCTCTTTGTGCTGTGTTGGTCTTTGGGAATAATCAGCTTCATCTGCCTATCTGGAGTTTCACCCTGCTGCTGGTCATCTTCAGTCTGGTCTTCCTGCTCAGTCTGGCTCTCATCTGGGTCCATGAACAACAGCCCAATCACAAGACTTTCCAG GTTCCTCTGGTGCCATTTGTTCCTGGCTTCAGCATCCTTCTGAATGTATTTCTCATGTTGAAGTTAAGTCCTCTCACCTGGATCCGTTTCACTATATGGCTCGCAGCAG GTCTTCTGGTGTATTTCGGGTATGGCGTCTGGCACAGCAAGGAGGGTTTACGGGAAAAGCAGGGGCAGGAAGTGGCAGCGCGATATGTGGTCCTTCCCAGCGGCAGCCTGGTGGAGACAGTCCAGAACGTCCAGCCTGAAGGACAcactcacaacacacacacaccaacccTCGACAATCCACCTGCCAGCAGGTGA